A genomic segment from Streptomyces antibioticus encodes:
- a CDS encoding NADPH-dependent FMN reductase, translating to MAVALRLRLAAADAFVLIVPEYNRSVPGPLKTLIDSFRSEWEAKPVGFVGYGLSLTGGVRAVEHLRQIFAEFHAVGMKDAVLFPRVLEHYDAQGRFPTESEGAEAAAKLMLDQLLWWALALRDAKSVRPYGV from the coding sequence GTGGCGGTGGCGCTGCGGCTCCGGCTGGCCGCCGCCGACGCGTTCGTGCTGATCGTCCCCGAGTACAACCGCAGCGTCCCCGGCCCGCTCAAGACCCTGATCGACAGCTTCCGGTCCGAGTGGGAGGCCAAGCCCGTCGGCTTCGTCGGCTACGGACTGTCGCTGACCGGGGGAGTGCGCGCGGTGGAGCATCTGCGGCAGATCTTCGCCGAGTTCCACGCGGTCGGCATGAAGGACGCGGTGCTCTTCCCGCGCGTTCTCGAACACTACGACGCCCAGGGCCGGTTCCCCACCGAGTCCGAGGGCGCCGAGGCCGCGGCCAAGCTCATGCTCGACCAACTGCTCTGGTGGGCGCTGGCCCTGCGCGACGCCAAGTCCGTACGCCCGTACGGCGTCTGA
- a CDS encoding cation:proton antiporter, translated as MAAAAAAAATDPLPDLLIAVPAVILLCALGARLVRRAGQPPVVGEIAVGLLLGPSFLGWLLPGAQEWLLPASCLPYLGLLIFMFLVGHELRIGSLRAQSSTAAAVSMTSIALPLGLGTLLALGMYDSFAPEGMERLPFVLFIAVAMSTTAFPVMARILVDRGMYRTPLDVPALACAAFDDVTAWCLLAAVVAVSSAGSPMEAVTTALSAVGFALFMVAVVRPVPARLTARAERVSTDGMVLVVLFSGLCLSALATDLIGVHALFGAFLFGAVTPRGSRVIELQTARLRAFAVPVLLPLFFVTTGLRADVGLPAADPVQWLWAGAVLAVAVPAKWGGGTGAARLAGRSWRDAMSIGALMNCRGLTELIVLNVGLGLGVTGQDLFTILVLMALITTAATSPALDRIREGMPEDALEGEEAQVGEPVDGERRPDGVQGTVGARAGGARPAP; from the coding sequence ATGGCCGCCGCCGCTGCCGCCGCCGCGACCGATCCCCTTCCCGATCTCCTGATCGCCGTCCCGGCGGTGATCCTTCTCTGTGCGCTGGGCGCGCGCCTGGTGCGCCGTGCCGGCCAGCCGCCCGTGGTGGGCGAGATAGCCGTCGGCCTGCTGCTCGGTCCCTCGTTCCTGGGGTGGCTGTTGCCCGGTGCGCAGGAGTGGCTCCTGCCGGCGTCCTGTCTGCCGTACCTGGGGCTGCTCATCTTCATGTTCCTCGTCGGGCACGAGCTGCGGATCGGCTCGCTGCGCGCGCAGAGCAGTACGGCGGCGGCGGTCTCGATGACGAGCATCGCGCTGCCCCTGGGCCTCGGCACGCTCCTGGCCCTCGGGATGTACGACTCGTTCGCGCCCGAGGGCATGGAGCGGCTGCCGTTCGTCCTGTTCATCGCGGTGGCCATGAGCACCACCGCGTTCCCGGTGATGGCGCGGATCCTGGTGGACCGGGGCATGTACCGGACGCCGTTGGACGTGCCGGCGCTGGCCTGCGCGGCCTTCGACGACGTGACCGCCTGGTGTCTGCTGGCGGCGGTGGTCGCCGTGTCGTCGGCAGGCTCGCCCATGGAGGCGGTCACCACCGCGCTGTCCGCCGTCGGCTTCGCCCTCTTCATGGTCGCGGTGGTGCGTCCGGTGCCGGCCCGGCTGACCGCCCGCGCCGAGCGGGTCTCCACCGACGGCATGGTCCTGGTGGTGCTCTTCAGCGGGCTGTGCCTGAGTGCCCTGGCCACGGACCTGATCGGTGTGCACGCGCTGTTCGGGGCCTTCCTGTTCGGTGCGGTGACGCCGCGCGGCAGCCGGGTCATCGAGTTGCAGACGGCCCGGCTGCGGGCCTTCGCCGTGCCGGTGCTGCTTCCGCTGTTCTTCGTCACCACCGGTCTGCGCGCGGACGTCGGTCTGCCGGCCGCGGACCCGGTGCAGTGGCTGTGGGCCGGTGCGGTCCTCGCGGTGGCCGTGCCGGCGAAGTGGGGCGGCGGGACCGGGGCGGCCCGGCTCGCCGGCCGGTCCTGGCGGGACGCGATGTCGATCGGCGCGCTGATGAACTGCCGCGGGCTGACCGAGCTGATCGTGCTGAACGTCGGCCTCGGCCTCGGCGTGACCGGCCAGGACCTGTTCACGATCCTCGTCCTGATGGCACTGATCACCACCGCGGCCACCTCGCCGGCGCTCGACCGGATCCGCGAGGGGATGCCCGAGGACGCCCTGGAGGGGGAAGAAGCGCAGGTCGGCGAGCCGGTGGACGGGGAGCGGCGGCCGGACGGCGTGCAGGGCACCGTCGGCGCCCGCGCCGGGGGAGCGCGTCCGGCGCCGTAG